In Vitis vinifera cultivar Pinot Noir 40024 chromosome 11, ASM3070453v1, a genomic segment contains:
- the LOC100254679 gene encoding probable LRR receptor-like serine/threonine-protein kinase At3g47570, whose amino-acid sequence MSVERLFMESLVGVLLVHSCLAISSSNVTDLSALLAFKSEIKLDPNNILGSNWTEAENFCNWVGVSCSSRRQRVTLLSLGHMGLQGTISPYVGNLSFLVGLDLRNNSFHGHLIPEISHLNRLRGLILQQNMLEGLIPESMQHCQKLKVISLTENEFTGVIPNWLSNLPSLRVLYLGWNNLTGTIPPSLGNNSNLEWLGLEQNHLHGTIPNEIGNLQNLMGINFADNNFTGLIPLTIFNISTLEQILSEDNSLSGTLPATLCLLLPNLDKVRLARNKLSGVIPLYLSNCSQLIHLDLGANRFTGEVPGNIGHSEQLQTLLLDGNQLTGSIPRGIGSLTNLTLLSLSNNNLGGAIPSTIKGMKSLQRLYLGGNQLVDSIPNEICLLRNLGEMVLRNNKLSGSIPSCIENLSQLQIMLLDSNSLSSSIPSNLWSLENLWFLNLSFNSLGGSLHANMRSMKMLQTMDLSWNRISGDIPTILGAFESLSSLNLSGNLFWGSIPESLGELITLDYMDLSHNNLSGSIPKSLVALSHLRHLNLSFNKLSGEIPRDGCFAYFTAASFLENQALCGQPIFQVPPCQRHITQKSKKKIPFKIFLPCIASVPILVALVLLMIKHRQSKVETLNTVDVAPAVEHRMISYQELRHATNDFSEANILGVGSFGSVFKGLLSEGTLVAVKVLNLQLEGAFKSFDAECNVLARVRHRNLVKVITSCSNPELRALVLQYMPNGSLEKWLYSFNYSLSLFQRVSILLDVALALEYLHHGQSEPVVHCDLKPSNVLLDDEMVAHVGDFGIAKILAENKTVTQTKTLGTLGYIAPEYGLEGRVSSRGDIYSYGIMLLEMVTRKKPMDEMFSEEMSLRQWVKATIPNKIMEVVDENLARNQDGGGAIATQEKLLAIMELGLECSRELPEERMDIKEVVVKLNKIKLQLL is encoded by the exons ATGTCTGTGGAGAGGCTTTTCATGGAGTCCCTTGTAGGAGTGCTGTTAGTGCACTCATGTTTGGCCATTTCTTCCTCCAAcgtcactgatctatctgctctGCTTGCGTTCAAGTCTGAGATCAAGCTTGACCCCAACAACATTTTGGGGAGTAACTGGACTGAAGCTGAAAACTTCTGCAATTGGGTTGGCGTCTCTTGTAGCAGTCGCAGACAGAGAGTAACACTTTTGAGCCTTGGACACATGGGTCTCCAAGGCACCATTTCTCCTTATGTCGGTAATCTTTCCTTCCTGGTTGGACTTGATCTTCGTAACAACAGTTTTCATGGTCATCTGATTCCTGAAATCAGCCATTTGAATCGCTTGAGAGGACTCATATTACAACAGAACATGCTGGAAGGATTGATCCCTGAAAGCATGCAACACTGCCAAAAGCTTAAGGTCATCTCCCTTACAGAAAATGAATTTACAGGGGTGATACCAAATTGGTTAAGCAACTTACCCTCACTTCGAGTCCTATACCTTGGATGGAACAATCTTACAGGTACTATTCCACCTTCCTTGGGTAACAATTCAAATTTGGAATGGCTTGGTTTAGAACAAAACCACCTTCACGGAACCATTCCAAATGAGATAGGGAATCTTCAGAATTTGATGGGCATTAACTTTGCCGACAATAACTTCACTGGGTTGATACCCCTTACAATTTTCAATATCTCCACCCTAGAACAAATATTATCAGAAGATAATTCTCTTTCAGGGACTCTTCCTGCAACTCTTTGTCTTTTGCTTCCAAACCTTGACAAAGTTCGCCTAGCCAGAAATAAGCTCAGTGGAGTTATCCCTTTGTATCTATCAAATTGTTCTCAACTCATACATTTAGATTTAGGAGCCAACCGATTTACCGGAGAAGTCCCCGGAAATATAGGCCACTCAGAACAGCTCCAAACACTTCTTCTGGATGGAAATCAGCTAACAGGTTCAATTCCGAGGGGAATTGGTTCCTTGACAAATTTGACTCTGCTTTCATTAAGTAATAACAATCTGGGTGGTGCCATTCCATCAACAATTAAAGGAATGAAAAGCCTGCAGAGGCTATATCTCGGTGGTAACCAACTTGTGGACAGCATTCCAAACGAGATTTGCCTCCTTAGAAACTTGGGGGAAATGGTCCTTCGAAATAATAAGCTGTCTGGATCAATTCCAAGTTGCATAGAAAATCTTAGTCAGTTACAGATCATGCTGTTGGATTCCAATTCGTTGTCCTCATCAATTCCATCCAACTTGTGGAGCCTTGAAAATCTCTGGTTCTtgaatttatcatttaattcaTTGGGTGGAAGCCTCCATGCCAACATGAGATCAATGAAAATGCTGCAGACCATGGACTTGTCTTGGAACAGAATCTCAGGTGACATTCCAACCATTCTTGGGGCCTTCGAAAGCTTAAGTTCTCTAAATCTGTCAGGAAACTTATTTTGGGGGTCTATTCCCGAATCTCTTGGCGAATTGATCACATTGGATTATATGGACCTCTCTCACAATAATCTATCTGGATCAATACCCAAATCATTGGTGGCTCTTTCACATCTCCGACACCTGAATTTGTCTTTCAATAAGCTGTCGGGGGAAATTCCAAGGGACGGGTGTTTTGCCTATTTTACAGCAGCATCCTTTTTGGAGAACCAAGCACTCTGCGGGCAGCCCATCTTTCAAGTCCCACCTTGCCAGCGTCATATCAcccaaaaatcaaaaaaaaaaattcccttcaaaattttccttcCATGCATTGCATCAGTGCCAATCCTCGTGGCTCTCGTCCTCCTGATGATAAAACATCGACAAAGTAAGGTGGAAACACTGAACACAGTTGATGTAGCACCTGCAGTGGAACATAGAATGATTTCATATCAAGAGCTTCGTCATGCTACGAATGATTTCTCTGAAGCTAACATCCTTGGAGTGGGAAGCTTTGGTTCTGTCTTCAAAGGACTGCTTTCCGAGGGGACACTAGTGGCTGTTAAAGTTTTGAATCTACAACTAGAAGgtgctttcaaaagctttgatGCAGAATGCAACGTGCTGGCAAGGGTTCGACATAGGAATCTGGTTAAAGTCATAACTTCATGCTCCAACCCTGAGCTAAGAGCTCTGGTTTTGCAATACATGCCCAATGGAAGCCTTGAGAAGTGGTTGTATTCTTTCAACTACAGCTTGAGTCTCTTCCAAAGAGTGAGCATCTTGTTGGATGTGGCATTAGCTTTGGAGTATCTTCATCATGGTCAATCCGAGCCTGTGGTGCACTGTGATTTGAAGCCCAGCAATGTCCTCTTGGATGATGAGATGGTTGCTCATGTGGGCGACTTTGGAATTGCAAAGATTTTGGCTGAAAACAAGACTGTGACTCAAACCAAGACTCTAGGTACTCTTGGCTACATTGCACCAG AGTATGGCTTGGAAGGAAGGGTATCCTCAAGAGGTGATATTTACAGCTATGGAATAATGTTGTTAGAGATGGTTACAAGAAAGAAGCCCATGGATGAGATGTTTTCTGAAGAAATGAGTTTGAGACAATGGGTTAAAGCAACAATTCCCAACAAAATAATGGAGGTGGTGGACGAAAATCTAGCAAGGAACCAAGATGGGGGAGGTGCGATTGCAACACAAGAAAAACTTTTGGCCATCATGGAATTGGGCTTGGAGTGTAGCAGAGAATTACCAGAGGAGAGGATGGACATAAAAGAAGTTGTGGTTAAACTTAACAAAATCAAATTGCAACTACTTTGA